One window of the Nothobranchius furzeri strain GRZ-AD chromosome 3, NfurGRZ-RIMD1, whole genome shotgun sequence genome contains the following:
- the LOC107385635 gene encoding mu-type opioid receptor, translating to MTGLENCSNTQQLGFNRVRGTQTEDKMLNSTGDPPDNSSATRTPSVEQVLVPVLDTLILMLGVTGHTMVMVIVCGRWRRGAGRTRQTSQSSPTGAGTDILLVALSAADLLLLSTIPFQTAAIAMQKWPFGNAMCRLVSFLGSACSSASIFTLATLAVTRYLTVVKPATAYRLLTPRRVSALAVLLWVPACCLGAPQLVFRTVRTPQTSPESFACFAFMSQRDQLIYGLLHFLMAFLLPLVTIAVAYGSIYVFLCRSQHAGRAPQVERYQSKVTQTTAMLVLAFTLSWLPSYSLTLTLLADQSTGATGALPRYGAFSVFARFMGTTSTVINPILYVLMSQKFRQDLLGIFKRDRQRANTTVALSAA from the coding sequence ATGACAGGGTTGGAGAACTGTTCAAACACACAGCAGCTGGGTTTTAACAGAGTCAGAGGGACTCAGACTGAAGACAAGATGCTAAACTCTACGGGCGATccaccagacaacagcagcgcCACCAGGACGCCCAGTGTGGAGCAGGTCCTCGTCCCGGTGCTAGACACTCTGATCCTGATGCTGGGAGTCACTGGACACACCATGGTGATGGTGATCGTGTGTGGACGCTGGAGGAGAGGGGCGGGGCGGACCAGACAAACATCCCAGAGCTCCCCAACAGGAGCAGGGACGGACATCCTCCTGGTGGCGCTGAGCGCCGCCGACCTGCTCCTGCTCTCCACCATTCCCTTTCAAACTGCCGCCATAGCCATGCAGAAGTGGCCGTTTGGGAACGCCATGTGCCGCCTGGTGAGCTTTTTGGGCTCAGCCTGCTCCTCGGCCAGCATCTTTACTCTGGCTACACTGGCTGTGACTCGCTACCTGACTGTGGTGAAACCGGCCACAGCTTACAGGCTGCTCACCCCTCGCAGGGTGTCTGCTCTCGCCGTGCTGCTCTGGGTTCCAGCCTGCTGCCTCGGAGCTCCCCAGTTAGTATTCCGCACTGTGAGGACGCCACAAACCTCTCCGGAGAGCTTCGCTTGCTTTGCTTTCATGTCTCAGAGAGACCAGCTGATCTACGGACTCCTCCACTTTCTCATGGCCTTCTTGCTTCCGCTGGTTACCATCGCAGTGGCGTATGGCAGCATCTACGTGTTCCTATGTAGGAGCCAGCATGCTGGCAGGGCCCCTCAAGTCGAGCGCTACCAGAGCAAAGTGACTCAGACGACGGCCATGTTGGTTCTGGCCTTTACCCTGAGCTGGCTACCCTCTTACAGCCTGACTTTGACCTTACTGGCAGACCAAAGCACCGGGGCGACTGGAGCGTTGCCTCGTTACGGCGCCTTCAGCGTGTTCGCACGCTTCATGGGGACCACTTCAACTGTGATAAACCCCATCCTCTACGTGCTCATGTCTCAAAAGTTCAGGCAGGATCTCCTGGGGATTTTTAAAAGGGACAGACAAAGAGCAAACACCACGGTGGCTTTGTCTGCTGCCTGA